The DNA window AGGGAAAAAATACAGCCAATAAAGAAAAAACGAATAGCTATTTGGTCAGATTTTTTGATAAAAAAAGCAGCATCAAAACGGTATTTTTCTACTTTCAATCGTGGATAAATACTTTCTACTAAATTAGAAAACCAAGAAATTGTATCTTTTTGGTTTTCATCAAAATAAGCAAGGGTATAATTTCGAATCCAAAACCAATACAAAACTTGTGATAAGAGTAGTAAAGAAAAAGCAAGCCAAAATCTATGTTTAAATACAAAGTCTAATTTGAAAATACGCATACCGAGTCGATTTCATTTTGAGAATTTTCTTTGACATGATACCATTTCCATTTTATTTTTTCGTCTGAATTGTATTTATTTTTTATTATTTTTTCAAATACGTTTATAAAATATGTATGTGTTTTCTGATAATGATGTTTCCGAACTTGCATCTGAAAAGCATTAGCATTGAGAGGTATATTTTGAGGCAACAACTCTACAAAATTTGTATCCTTTCCAAACACATAAAAAATATGAAACTGCTCATATTGTGCCTTGTGTTGTACAGGTTCTGCAAACATTCCAAAACGATGAAATGGATAAGCATCTTTCAAAAAAATGAAAGGAAAAACTATTCCCAAAACTATTAATAGTGTGTTTAGATAAGTAAAATGCTTTTGAGAAGACATAAATAAAAAACTTTACAATACCTACTGCCAAATGATTAGAAAGCCAATAAAATATAAGAGAAATCTGATTTTATGGTAATTTAGTAAATCGTTTTTTATAAAAAAGCAGACCACAATTTCTGATTCTATCTTTTTTTTCTAAAATTTGTGAATAAATTTGTTCGAATTGAGAGCGTAAGCACAATAAAAAAGCACTTTAAGCATTATTGATGTAGGGGAAACTATAATAAATGGTTTTTGTGTATATTTGTAGTTCCTAAATATTTCTTTCAAGACAAATGTAGATATTTAGTGAAAGTTTGCTTGAAATTTGTACTATTCTATTACAAATAAAATTTGAGTGTGAAAAATTCAAATCATACAGAACGTTTTTCCCCCAACTAATTTAGAAAATACTAATACTAAGCAGCGTATCTATTTTTTCAGATACAATTTAAAAAGATTATAATACAACGCATTATGGCAAAATTGAGTTTTCAGTTCGGTGCATTATGTATCCTAGTTCTAGGATTGATGTTAGGAGGTTGTAATAAAAAACCACCAACAAGTACCAAACCAGGTAAGAAAAGTACAGCTACTGGAGTAGCCTTTGGTAAGAAAAAACCAAATGGCGAAGAAGGTGGATTTAAAGTAGAGAAATTTAAAGGACAGCCTGCAGGTCCTAACCTTGTTTTTATTGAAGGTGGTCGCCACGTTTTAGGTTCTTTCGAAGAGAACGTAGAAATGACAGCAGCCGACAACATTGAAAATACGGTTACTATCAAGTCCTTTTATATGGATGAAACAGAGATTGCCAATATTCACTGGTTAGAATATATGCACTATCTATTACAAGACTCTTCACAACAAGCCTATGAAGAATCTTTGCCTGATACAACAGTTTGGTCTGCTGAGTTAGCTTACAATGACCCTTACGTTGACCATTATTTGCGTTATCCAGGTTTCCGTTACTTCCCTGTTGTGGGTGTTTCTTGGAAGCAAGCAAGTGATTACTCTTTATGGCGTACAAGTATGGTAAACAATGGCTTGGCAATGAAGAGTGGTAAGAAAGATGTAAAAGAATTAGCTAAAAATGGAGAGCGCATTCCATTAGAGTCTGGAGTCGTGTTGCCAGGGTATCGCCTTCCAACAGAGGCAGAGTGGGAATATGCAGCCAAAGGCTTAATCGGAACGCAATACTTAGATGAAGCACAAGATTATGCTCGTCTTTATCCTTGGGATGGACACTCACTTCGTAATCCTTACGGAAAGCAAATGGGACAGTTCTTGGCAAACTTTAAGCGTGGTCGTGGTGATTATGCAGGTATTGC is part of the Bernardetia sp. genome and encodes:
- the gldJ gene encoding gliding motility lipoprotein GldJ; translation: MAKLSFQFGALCILVLGLMLGGCNKKPPTSTKPGKKSTATGVAFGKKKPNGEEGGFKVEKFKGQPAGPNLVFIEGGRHVLGSFEENVEMTAADNIENTVTIKSFYMDETEIANIHWLEYMHYLLQDSSQQAYEESLPDTTVWSAELAYNDPYVDHYLRYPGFRYFPVVGVSWKQASDYSLWRTSMVNNGLAMKSGKKDVKELAKNGERIPLESGVVLPGYRLPTEAEWEYAAKGLIGTQYLDEAQDYARLYPWDGHSLRNPYGKQMGQFLANFKRGRGDYAGIAGALNDGAMITTWIYAYPPNDFGLYNMAGNVNEWVWDIYRPGSFEDFGGEPNADLNPIRRNDFLDKSEDYDFENFETLINNHVRVYKGGSWKDVAYWLSPGTRRYIEEDSSTSHIGFRCAMIRADSDN